Below is a genomic region from Jiangella gansuensis DSM 44835.
GCAGCCCTACCTCCCGATCGCCATCGTCGCCGCGCTGGACGCGGTGTTCGGCGGGGTCCGGGCGGTCATGGAGGGCATCTTCAACGACAAGGTCTTCGTGGTGTCCTTCATCGCCAACGTGCTCATCGCGGCGTTCATCGTGTTCCTCGGCGACCAACTCGGCGTGGGCTCGCAGTTGTCGACGGCGGTGATCGTCGTGCTGGGCATCCGCATCTTCACGAACGTGGCCACGATCAGGCGGCATCTGTTCCATGCCTGATCGCGACGACGACCTCGACGACGCTCGCGGAGCGCCCGATCGCGACGGCGCCCGTGACGACGCCTCGCGCCCGGATGAGCCCGACGCCGCCGCCGAGGGCGCGCGTGACGCCGCCGAGGGCGCGCGTGACGACGTCGAGGGCGCGCGTGACGACGCCGAGGGGACGCCCGACGGCGACGGCGACCAGTCGCCGGTGGGCGACGACCTGACGGCTGTCGGGGACGACGGCGATCGGACCGCCTACGACGAACCGGCGGTCGGCGGAGGCGGCGACCACCCGGAGCGGGCCGGCGACCAGCCGCAGCGGGCCGACGATCACCCGTCCGGCGATGCGGAGGCAGAGTCGGCGCCGGCTGCCGGCGACCGCACGACCGCACCGCGGCGGCCCTTCGTCGCCGCACGGCCCCGCGGCCACGGTGGTCAGCGAGCCGGCCACGGTGGCCACACCCGCTCGCACGCCAAGTCCACCAGCCCCGGCGCCGGGCAGTCCGGCTCAGCGCGTTTCACCCCGGCGGCGCCATCGGGACCCCGGCGGCTCTGGAAGGCCATCACACAGCGGCCCGACCTCGGACACGTCGGTGTCGCGCTGCTGGTCGCACTACTGGGCTTCGGCGCCGTCGTACAGGTGCGCGCGGACGACGACGACACCCTGGCCAACGCCCGCCGCGACGACCTCGTCCAGATCCTCGACGGGCTGCGCCGTCAAGCGGACCGTCTCGACGATCACGTGGCCGATCTGGAGGCCGACCGGCGCGAGCTGGTCAGCGGCGCCAACACGGAGGCGGAGGCTCTGCAGTTGGCGCAGGAGCGGGCCCGCACGGTCGGCGTGCTGGCCGGTACCGTCCCGGCCACCGGTTCCGGCATCATCATGACCGTCACCGACCCCGACCGCCGGGTGTCCGCCACGCTCATGCTGCAGGCGATCAACGAACTGCGGGTGGCCGGCGCCGAGGCGATCCAGATCCGCGGCGGTGGCAACGACACCGCTGTTCGGGTCATCGCCAGCACCGCCTTCGAGAACCCCGAAGCCGGGGTTCTCGAGGTAGGCGGGGTGCGGATGGAGCCGCCGTACGAGATCGTGGCCATCGGCGATCCGCGCGAACTCTCCGGCGCCATGACGTTCGCCGAGGGCATCGTGTCTCGCATCGAGAGCCAGGACGCCGCCGCCACGGTCACCGAGTACGACGAGCTGACCGTGGACGTGTTGCACGAGCCGCAGCCGCCTGAGTACGCTCACCCGGCGCCGGACGACGAGGACGACGAATGACCACCCGTGCCGGCTGTCGTCGCCATCGAGCCCACCGTCAGCCCGTCAAGCCCGTCAACCGGCCGCGCGTGCCGTAGAGGAGGCAGATTTCGTTGTATCCCGACGACCTGAGGTACACCCCGGAGCATGAGTGGGTGCGCACCCCTGGTGAGGCTGAGGGGAGTGTCCGCGTAGGCATCACGCACTTCGCCCAGGAGCAACTGGGCGACATTGTCTACGTCCAGCTGCCGGCCGCCGGCGACGAGGTCACCGCCGGGGAGGTCTGCGGGGAACTGGAGTCAACGAAGAGCGTCAGCGAACTGTTCGCGCCGATCACGGGCACGGTGGCCGCACGCAACGAGGAGCTGGACGCGGCGCCGGAGCAGGTGAACGCCGACCCGTACGGCGCCGGGTGGATGCTGGAGATCGTGCCGGCCGACGCGGGCGCCGTCGAGCAACTGTTGAGCGCCGATGACTACCGCACTCAGGTGGAGGGATGAGACTCGTGTGAGAACCGCGACTCCGCCAGGGTCCGATCCGTGGTTGACCCCTGGCGGGGAGCGGTTCTAGGTTGCCAGAATCCGTAAACCCTCAGGCGCTGGTCGAGGGTCGTGAGACACTCGTAGCGCCGCCGACTCGAGTCGCGGGGAAACCCGTGGCGGGAGGCCATGCCGATGCCGTTCTGCACCCAGTGCGGTCACCAAAACCCGTCCGACGCGAAGTTCTGCTCCCAGTGCGGAACCCCGCTGGTCCGGCCGATGCAGCCGGCTGAGACCGGGGGTGACGCCACGAGCACCATGGCAATGGTCCGCGAGGAGACGGCGCAGGTCCAGCCCGACGACGGTGGCGATCTCGCCGCCGCCGACCAGGCGGCCGTCGACGCCCTGCCCGAGGGAAGCGCCCTGCTCGTGGTGCTGCGCGGCCCGAACGCCGGCAGCCGTTTCCTGCTCGACACCGACATGGTGAGCGCCGGCCGGCACCCGGACTCCGACATCTTCCTCGACGACGTCACCGTCTCCCGGCGGCACGCGGAGTTCCGTCGCATGCCCGGCGGCTTTGTCGTGTCCGACGTCGGGAGCCTCAACGGCACGTACGTCAACCGTGACCGCATCGACGAGGTCGCCCTCAGCAACGGCGACGAAGTGCAGATCGGCAAGTACCGGCTGGTCTATTACTCCAGCCAGCACGGGTTCGGAGGCGGACCGAGGTGAGCCCGGCGCAGGCTCGTGCGGGCGGCGGGGCCCGCCGCGACGCCGCGCCGGCCGAGCAGACCATGAGCATCGGCGAGGTGCTGGCACAGCTGCGGCCCGACTTCGCCGATGTCACCATTTCCAAGATCAGGTTTTTGGAGACCGAGGGCCTGGTCGAGCCGCAGCGCTCGCCGTCGGGATATCGCCGGTTCACCCCGGACGACGTCGCCCGGTTGCGGTACATCCTCACGGTGCAGCGCGACCACTACCTGCCGCTGCGGGTGATCAAAGAGCAGCTCGCCCAACTTGATCGAGGCTTGGAGCTGGTCACCGAGGGCGGCAGCACCGTCACGCCCTACACCTCGGCGGCCAATCCGAACGACGAGGTCGTGCTCACCCGCTCGTCGCTGCTGGAAGCTGCCGCCATCACTGAGGAACTCCTGGCGGAGCTGGAGTCCTTCGGGTTGGTCACGCCGCGGCGTGGCGGCCGGTACGACGCCGACGCCCTGCTGGTCGCCCGCACCGTCGGTGAGCTCGCCGCCTACGGCCTGCAGCCGCGGCACCTGCGCGCGGTGCGCAGCGCCGCGGAGCGCGAGGTCGACCTGGTCGAGCAGGTGGTGGCTCCGATGTTCCGGCAGCGTGGCGCCGACTCCCGTGGCCGGGCCGAGGAGTCCGCCGCCGACGTCGCGCGGCTCACGCTGCGGCTGCATGCCGCGCTCGTCGACGCGGGCATCCGCCGCCTCTCGCGCTGAGTCCCCGCGCCTAGGGAGCCTGGCACATTTCTCGCGCCCGTTGATCTTGGAGTTCTCGCGGAATCTATCGGACATTCCGGGCGGGGATTCCGCGGAAACTCCAAGATCAACGAGGACTGGGCTGCAGGTCGGCGGGCGGGTGCCGTCGTCGTGACCACATCGGCATCTTCGGCACCGTGAGACGATCGCCGCGCAGGGGTACTGTTGAAGGGTGCGAGAGCTAGACGTCGTGGGTGTCCGAGTCGAGATGCCGTCGAATCAGCCGATCGTCCTCTTGCGTGAGGTGGGGGGCGATCGGTTCTTGCCGATCTGGATCGGTGCGGTCGAGGCCACCGCCATCGCGTTCGCCCAGCAGGGCATCGTGCCGCCTCGACCGATGACGCATGACCTGTTCAAGGATGTGCTCGACGCGGTCGGGGTCAGCCTGGAGCAGGTGCGCATCACCGAGGTGCGCGACAACACCTACTACGCGGAGCTGGTGCTGTCCGGGGGCGTGGAGATCAGCTCCCGGCCGTCGGACTCCATCGCCCTGGCGCTGCGCACCGGGACTCCCATCTACGCCGCCGAGCCGTTGCTGGACGAGGCCGGGGTGCTCATGGCCGACCCGGATTCCGATGACCAGGAGGACGAAGTGGCCCGGTTCCGGGCCTTCCTCGAAGAAGTGACGCCCGAGGACTTCAGCGGCTGACAGCCGATACGGCCGGTGTGACACATGTGACTCGTGTGAATACTGTGACTTTGAACCTAGAGCTGAAGTTGAGCTTGAGACTCGCCGCGTGTTGCATTGACCCCCGTCGGGCCCGGGCCTAACGTCACTCGTGTAACACGCGGACCACGTCGATCGGGGAGCGGCGGCGGGCGCGCTGGGTTTGGACGATGAAGGGGTCGGCGTGAACGCAGACAGCACATCCGGTACCGGCACGGCAGGCGACGCCGGCCGGACTGCGGCAGCGGCTGGCCGCGCCGCGTCCAAGCAGGGCCTCCTCTTCGAGGGCATGGTCGGACCGGTTCCCGAGGACGTCGGGTACCGCGGTCCCACCGCCTGCAGCGCCGCCGGCATCACCTACCGGCAGCTGGACTACTGGGCCCGCACCGGGCTGGTCGAGCCGTCCGTGCGCGGCGCCGCGGGGTCGGGCAGCCAGCGGCTGTACTCGTTCCGCGACATCCTGGTCCTCAAGATCGTCAAGCGGCTGCTCGACACCGGCGTGTCCCTGCAGCAGATCCGTCAGGCCGTCCAGCACCTGCGTGATCGCGGTGTCGAGGATCTCGCCGGCATCACCCTCATGAGCGACGGTGCCAGTGTGTACGAGTGCACCTCCGCCGACGAGGTCGTCGATCTCGTCCAGGGCGGGCAGGGTGTGTTCGGCATCGCCGTCGGCCGGGTCTGGCGCGAGATCGAGGCCACCCTGGTCGAGCTGCCGGCCGAGCGTCCGGGCGAGGCGCCCGCCGAGCACCCGGGCGACCAGCTGGCCGCACGCCGTCGCGCCCGCGCCGCCGGCGCCTGACCCACCCCAGGCCGCCGGCCCACGACGCCCGTCCTCAAGTGATCACGTTCGGCATGGGTGCACCCACTCCACCAGGAATGCTTGCCTGAGGACGCGTACAGACGCCTCTCGGAGCCCCTGATCATCGCGGCAGTTGACGACGGCGACGACGCGTCCGGCGTCGTCGTCACGAAAGCGCGGTGGCGTCCGGCGGTGGGGTGCCGTCGCCGAACGGCGAACCGCCCAGAGCCTCCCGCCCATGCGGCAGCGACCACCCGGACAGATCCGGCCCGGCCGGCACGATCCGGGACGGGTTCAGCTGGTGCAACACCTGGTAGTAGTGCCGCTTGATGTGGTCGAAGTTCACCGTCCCCGCGAAGCCCGGCGTCTGGTAGAGGTCGCGGGCGTACGCCCACAGCACGGGGTTCTCCGTCAGCTTCTCCCGGTTGCACTTGAAGTGCCCGTGGTAGACGGCGTCGAAGCGCACCAGCGTCGTGAACAGCCGGATGTCGGCTTCGGTGATGTGGTCGCCGACGAGGTAGCGCTGGTCTGCCAGCCGTGACGTCAGCCAGTCCAGCCGCGTGACGAGGTCGTCGTACGCGCGTTCGTACGCCTCCTGGCTCGCGGCCAACCCGGCCCGGTACACGCCGTTGTTGACGTCGCGGTAGACCAGCTCGTTGACCTCGTCGATCTCGTCGCGCCACGCCTCGGGGTAGAGATCCGGCGCGCCGGCACGATGGTAAGCGCGCCACTCGGTGGAGAAGTCGAGGGTGATCTGCGGGTAGTCGTTGGTGACGACCTGGCCGGTCGGGACGTCGACGATGGCCGGGACGCTGACGCCGCCGTCGTAGTCCGGGTCGGCGGCGGCGTAGGCCTCGGCCAGGAACTCGATGCCGAGGATCGGGTCGCGGTCCTCCGGATCCAGCGTGAAGCGCCAGCTGCGCTCGTCCTGGATGGGGTCGGCGACGGCCATGGAGATGGCGTCCTCCAAGCCCAGCAGTCGCCGGACGAGGACCGCTCGGCTCGCCCACGGGCAGGCCAGGCTGACCACCAGCCGGTACCTGCCGGGCTCCACCGGCCAGCCGGAGGCACCGTCGGCTGTGACGCGGGCGTCGAACCGGTTGGCGCCTCGAGTGAACTCGCCGGCCTCGTTCGTCGTCAGCTTGGTCATATCCGGACGCTACCCAGACGTCGCCGTCCTCACGCGCCGACGCCGGCCGCCGACGCGCGGCGCCGGCCCGATCGCGCCCAGGCGTCCTCCCGCTTCGGCAGGCAAGCATTCCTGGTGGAGCGGGAACACCCATGGTGGACGTGATCATTTCCAGGTCGGATGCAGGGCGTCGGCGAGCTCCAGGCGCGGCGGCGAGTTATGCTGACGACGAGCTGTCGACTCTGGCCGGGAGAGTTCTCCCGCACCCGGGCGGGAGGCGCCGAAGGGGCAACATCCCCGTCAACCTCTCAGGCATCAAGGACCGGTCAGTCGAGGCCACTCTGAAGTCGCCGCGCACAGCGGTGGTGACAGAGGGGGAGCACACTCGCCGTACCCGTGCCCGAGGAGCTCCGCCAGATGTCCCATCCGCTGTCGCAGATCGCGAGCGAAGCACCGTTCGTCGCCCGGCACGTCGGCCCGCGCGACGACGAGATCGCGAAGATGCTCGACGCCGTCGGTTACGACTCGCTCGACGCGCTCGTGGACGCCGCCGTACCGGACGCCATCCGCAGCGTCGGCGCGCTCGACCTCCCGCCGGCCAGCACCGAGATCGAGGCCCTGGACGAGTTGCGGGCGTTGTCGCGGCGTAACCAGCGGCACACCCAGATGATCGGCCTGGGCTACTACGACACCGTCACGCCGCCGGTCGTGGTGCGGCGGGTCCTCGAGAGCCCGGCCTGGTACACGGCCTACACGCCGTATCAGCCGGAGATCTCCCAGGGTCGGCTGGAGGCGCTGCTGAACTTCCAGACCATGGTGTCCGACCTGGTCGGTCTGCCGACCGCCAACGCGAGCCTGCTGGACGAGGCGACCGCGGCGGCCGAGGCGATGACGCTCATGCGCCGATCGATCCGCAGCAAGACGGCCGACACCGTCGTGGTC
It encodes:
- a CDS encoding bifunctional nuclease family protein, whose protein sequence is MRELDVVGVRVEMPSNQPIVLLREVGGDRFLPIWIGAVEATAIAFAQQGIVPPRPMTHDLFKDVLDAVGVSLEQVRITEVRDNTYYAELVLSGGVEISSRPSDSIALALRTGTPIYAAEPLLDEAGVLMADPDSDDQEDEVARFRAFLEEVTPEDFSG
- a CDS encoding small basic family protein, which codes for MIPAIGLIVGILAGVFFDVSVPLELQPYLPIAIVAALDAVFGGVRAVMEGIFNDKVFVVSFIANVLIAAFIVFLGDQLGVGSQLSTAVIVVLGIRIFTNVATIRRHLFHA
- a CDS encoding DUF881 domain-containing protein; its protein translation is MPDRDDDLDDARGAPDRDGARDDASRPDEPDAAAEGARDAAEGARDDVEGARDDAEGTPDGDGDQSPVGDDLTAVGDDGDRTAYDEPAVGGGGDHPERAGDQPQRADDHPSGDAEAESAPAAGDRTTAPRRPFVAARPRGHGGQRAGHGGHTRSHAKSTSPGAGQSGSARFTPAAPSGPRRLWKAITQRPDLGHVGVALLVALLGFGAVVQVRADDDDTLANARRDDLVQILDGLRRQADRLDDHVADLEADRRELVSGANTEAEALQLAQERARTVGVLAGTVPATGSGIIMTVTDPDRRVSATLMLQAINELRVAGAEAIQIRGGGNDTAVRVIASTAFENPEAGVLEVGGVRMEPPYEIVAIGDPRELSGAMTFAEGIVSRIESQDAAATVTEYDELTVDVLHEPQPPEYAHPAPDDEDDE
- the gcvH gene encoding glycine cleavage system protein GcvH encodes the protein MYPDDLRYTPEHEWVRTPGEAEGSVRVGITHFAQEQLGDIVYVQLPAAGDEVTAGEVCGELESTKSVSELFAPITGTVAARNEELDAAPEQVNADPYGAGWMLEIVPADAGAVEQLLSADDYRTQVEG
- a CDS encoding MerR family transcriptional regulator, coding for MSIGEVLAQLRPDFADVTISKIRFLETEGLVEPQRSPSGYRRFTPDDVARLRYILTVQRDHYLPLRVIKEQLAQLDRGLELVTEGGSTVTPYTSAANPNDEVVLTRSSLLEAAAITEELLAELESFGLVTPRRGGRYDADALLVARTVGELAAYGLQPRHLRAVRSAAEREVDLVEQVVAPMFRQRGADSRGRAEESAADVARLTLRLHAALVDAGIRRLSR
- a CDS encoding MerR family transcriptional regulator: MNADSTSGTGTAGDAGRTAAAAGRAASKQGLLFEGMVGPVPEDVGYRGPTACSAAGITYRQLDYWARTGLVEPSVRGAAGSGSQRLYSFRDILVLKIVKRLLDTGVSLQQIRQAVQHLRDRGVEDLAGITLMSDGASVYECTSADEVVDLVQGGQGVFGIAVGRVWREIEATLVELPAERPGEAPAEHPGDQLAARRRARAAGA
- a CDS encoding FHA domain-containing protein, whose amino-acid sequence is MAMVREETAQVQPDDGGDLAAADQAAVDALPEGSALLVVLRGPNAGSRFLLDTDMVSAGRHPDSDIFLDDVTVSRRHAEFRRMPGGFVVSDVGSLNGTYVNRDRIDEVALSNGDEVQIGKYRLVYYSSQHGFGGGPR
- a CDS encoding glutathione S-transferase family protein, with protein sequence MTKLTTNEAGEFTRGANRFDARVTADGASGWPVEPGRYRLVVSLACPWASRAVLVRRLLGLEDAISMAVADPIQDERSWRFTLDPEDRDPILGIEFLAEAYAAADPDYDGGVSVPAIVDVPTGQVVTNDYPQITLDFSTEWRAYHRAGAPDLYPEAWRDEIDEVNELVYRDVNNGVYRAGLAASQEAYERAYDDLVTRLDWLTSRLADQRYLVGDHITEADIRLFTTLVRFDAVYHGHFKCNREKLTENPVLWAYARDLYQTPGFAGTVNFDHIKRHYYQVLHQLNPSRIVPAGPDLSGWSLPHGREALGGSPFGDGTPPPDATALS